The genomic DNA TGGAGAAGATCCAAGTCCGCAGCCCGATGACCTGCGATGCACCGCTGGGTATCTGCCGCCGTTGTTACGGAATGGATATGGCGACGGGATCGTTGGTCGAAGAAGGCATGGCCGTCGGTATCATCGCCGCTCAATCGATCGGTGAACCGGGTACACAGCTGACGATGCGTACGTTCCACATCGGTGGTTCGGTCGACGTCGCGATGGAAGATAGCGACATCCGCGCTCAGAAGGGTGGATTCGTTCGCTTGACTCGCTTGCGTGCGGTTATCAACGAAGAGGGCCAGTTGGTCGCGTTGACCCGTAACGGTGAAATCGCGGTTGTCGATGATCGCGGTCGCGAGATCGAAAAGCACGAAGTCCCCACCGGTGCAACGCTGCCTGTGAAGGATGGCGAAGAGGTGAAAGCCGGTGCGATCCTTTGCGAATGGAACCCGCACAGCGTGCCGATTCTTGCCGAGGTCGACGGAAAGGTTCGCTTCGACGACATCGTCGAAGGCGAAACGATGAAGCTGGAACGCGAAGCCAGCGGTAACATGCGTATGACGATCATGGAACACAAGGGTGAACTGCACCCTCAGATCGTGATCGAAGACGCCACCGGCGCGACGCTGAACGTTCAATACCTGCCCGAACGTGCGGTCATTAAGATTAAGGAAGGTGCTCAGATCAAAACCGGTTCGGCGTTGGCGGAAATGCCACGTGAATCGGGCGGTGTATCGGACATCACCGGGGGTCTGCCTCGGATTACCGAGATTTTCGAAGCTCGGAAGCCGAAGGAACCTGCGGTTATCGCCGAAGTCGACGGTACCGTTGAAATCTTGGCCGAAAAGAAACGTGGCAAGCGTACGATTGTCGTCCGCAGCGAAAGCGGCATCGAACGCGAGCACTTGGTGCCGCACGGTAAGCGATTCTTGGTCCACACCGGCGACATCGTCCGTGCGGGTCAGGCCCTGATCGATGGTCCGTTGGTACCTCACGATATTCTTCGCGTCTCGGGCGAAGAAGCCGTTCAACAGTACCTGCTGCACGAAGTTCAACAGGTCTACCGTTCGCAACGTGTGGAAATCAACGATAAGCACGTTGAGATCATCATCGCACGGATGTTGCGTAAGGTGAAAATCGAATCGTCCGGTAACACCAGCATCCTGCCTGGCTTGATTATGGACCGTTTCGAATTCCGTCGCGCCAACCAATCGATGGGCAAATGCGTCAAGATCAGCGACAAGGGTGACAGTGATTTCGGCGAAGGTTCGATCATTCCGAAGGAAACCTTCGAACAGACCAATGCCGAAATCGAAGCCCTGGGTGGTTCTCCCGCTCGCGGCAAGAAACCACGTGGTGCAACGGCCAGTACCCAGTTGTTAGGTATCACCAAGGCATCGGTGCAATCGAGCAGCTTTATCTCGGCGGCATCGTTCCAAGAAACGACGAAGGTCCTGACCGAAGCGGCGTTGGCCGGCAAGGTCGACCGCCTGGTTGGTTTGAAGGAAAACGTGATCCTGGGACACTTGATCCCCGCCGGTACCGGATTCCGCATCTTCCAAGATTCGGAAGTCAGCTACCGTCGCGAAGCGATGGAAGAACTGGCCGGAACCGCACCGCAACAACTGGAAGAAAGCTTCCCGCTGTTGGCCGATGGGGCTCCGCCCGCCGATGACAACGGTTCGCAATCCTCGTCGCCAGCCAGCGTCCAAACCCTGGACAGTCTGTTGGGCGGTAGCGGATCGGACGAATAGTTCGCAAACTCGTGGTTGGCCCGCTGTGCGCAGCGGGCCAACCGTTGACGAGATGAATGTCGAAATGCCGGAAGGCCTCGACATAAAGGTCGTGGCGGTTGCCGGTTGGATTCTTTCCTGCTCTAAAAAACCGGACGCGACCGTGCACGGGTCGCGTCGAATGACACAAACCCATGACGACCACGACCCTTCCCGCACAATCGATTCTGAACATCGCGGCCTACAAATTTGTCGCGTTGACCGATTTGCCTGAGCTCCGCAAGACGCTGCTTGCCCAGCTGAAGTCGCTAGGACTTAAAGGAACGATCCTTTTGAGTCCCGAAGGGATCAATCTTTTCCTGGCTGGTGAAGTCTCCGCAGTCCGTGCGATGATTGATCGACTGCGCGCGTTTTCAGAATTCAGCGATCTGGAATTCAAAGAGAGTCTCAGCGATCAGCAACCGTTCAACCGAGCGCTCGTTCGGCTCAAACGCGAAATCATCGCGTTTGGTGTCGACGGGATCGCACCGGCGCACCGGACGAGTCCCAAACTTCCAGCCCAGCAACTTCGGGAATGGTTGGATCAGGGGCGTGAAGTCACCCTTCTGGATGTTCGCAACGACTACGAAGTCGCCTTGGGAACCTTTGAAAACGCCACAGCGATCGGAGTGGATCACTTTCGCGACTTCCCCGCCGCGGTCGCCAAACTGCCGGAAGAAACCAAAGATCGGCCGCTGGTGATGTTCTGCACCGGAGGAATTCGCTGCGAAAAAGCGGGTCCGCTGATGCAACGCGAGGGCTTCAAAGAAGTTTACCAATTGGACGGCGGGATCCTCAAATACTTCGAAGAGGTTGGCGGCGCCCACTACCAAGGCGACTGTTTCGTCTTCGATCAACGCGTCGCCGTCGACCCTAACTTGGAAGAGACCGACACCGAACTCTGTTACGCCTGCCAAGCCACGTTGACTCTCGAAGAACAGCAATCGCCACATTACGTCCCTAGTGTCTCGTGTCCGCATTGTTACAAGCCCGAAGATCAACAAGCGGTCGACCAGCGTCAGAAACGCAATCTTGCGATCGCCGCGGCAACCGATCCCCTGCCGGGCAGCACGCCGCAAGACAATATCCGTCCGGTCTGCGTTTCCGAAAAGTGTGATGGCCTGCCGCTGATCGATCTGTTGGATCGAGCCCATCCGCATGTGGGACGCGATGTCTGGCAAGCGCGTTGCGACGCGGGCCTGTTGCGTCTGGAAGATCAACCGGTCGAATCCCAACAGATCGTCGCTGCCGGGCAACGCTACCAACACGTGATCCCAGCGGAGATTGAACCCGACGTCAATCCAGCGATCGAGATCTTGTACGAAGACGCAGCGATCGTCGTCGCCAACAAACCCGCGCCGCTGCCGATGCACCCTTCGGGGCGATTCAATCGCAACACGCTGACATCGATCCTGAAGACGGTTTACCATCCCGAGCAATTGCGCATCGCCCATCGTTTGGACGCCAACACCAGCGGAGTTGTCGTCCTCTCGCGATCCAAAGCGGCCGCCCGGCGGATTCAACCTCAATTCGAATCGGGAGCCGTCAAGAAGACCTACCTGGCACGCGTTCATGGCCATCCCACCGAAGATTCTTTCGAGTGCGAAGCGGCGATCTCCGCGGTCCCGACGCAAGCTGGCCTGCGGACGATCGATGAAGCCGGCCAAGCCTCGTCAACGCGTTTCGAAGTGCTGAAACGATTGGACGACGGCACTGCGTTGCTGCAGGTCACTCCACTGACCGGTCGCACCAATCAGATCCGTGTCCATCTGTGGCACCTCGGATTCCCGATCGTCGGCGATCCATCGTACCTGCGCGACGGTGCCCTCGGCGAATCGCAAACCCTCGATGTCGATGCCCGCGCGATGTGCTTGCACGCGTGGAAGTTGCAGTTCTCGCCCGCCGGGAACGACGAAACCGTCGAAATGACAGCGGCACAACCGGCGTGGGCGAACTAGTTCCGAGCTGCGTCAGTCTTCAAGGCCGGAGGCCGACACAACTTTGTGCCGGCCTCCGGCCTTGTGTTTTCATGATGGCCTTAGTTCCGGTGGCTCACACCACCGGCAGAGTATGTGCCGGCCTACGGCCTAAATAGGTCCCAACTTTATTAGTTGCTCTCAGCCCAAAACGCGCCAGAAGAAACGCCAGTGATGCATGCCACCAGTACTCAGCCCGAACAACCTCCCAAGGCCGGAGGCCGACAAATCTAATGCCGGTGGTGTAAACCACCGGTACGGCACAGCTACATGTATTTCAAGGCCGGAGGCCGACATACCTAATGCCGGTGGTGTAAGCCACCGGAACACAGGCCGAACAACCTCCTTCTCAGCCCGGAGGGCGGCACACGAACTGCCGGTGATATAAGCCACCGGTGCGGCGCTCAAAGGCGACGGACTAAGCCGGCTTATTCCGCTCGGCTCGCAACGCTTCGATCGCCGCTTCAACCTGTTCCAATTGCTCGTGAACCGACAGCGACAGATCGACAAACAAAATCCGCTTGCCCCCCATTTCGCACCATCCGGTTGCCGATCCGCCCAGCCATTCGCTGCGGACAATGAACCCCAAACGCTTGGCGATCGCGAGTGCTTTCTCCAGCCGATCCAAGGCAAACTGCGTCGTCGGTTGGGGCGACTGGTTCGCTGCGTGTGTCATCCGTTCCCTCGTTAAGCTTTCCCGTCCATGGAAGATGTAGGGATTGTAGACGTCGGTCGTACAGTTTTCCAAGAGAGTTTGACGATAAAACCAAACATGCCGTCGCCCGCACTCGCAGACATTCCGATCGTGCCTGCCCAATCTTGACCCACAAGGACGTTGAAGTGACTTTGACCAACACCGACCAACGACTCTCCGATCAAGAACGCATTGCTTATCTAACGCACCAATTGCAACAGGCCCAAGCCCTCGCCTCGCTGGGGGAACTGACCGGCACCGCCACGCACGAATTCAACAACGTGCTGATGACGATCTTAAATTACGCCAAACTGGGCATCCGTCACAAAGACGAACCCACGCGGGACAAAGCGTTGACGAAGATCCTGGCCGCTGCCGAACGCGCGGCAAAAATCACACGGACGATTCTGGCGACCGCTCGCAATCGCAGCGACGATTTCGAACCGACCGATCTGGCCAGCATCATCGACGATTCGTTGATGTTGCTCGAACGTGAACTGCGCCAATACCGCGTGACGGTCGAAACCGATCTGCAGGAGGTGCCGGCTGCCCGAGCCAATGGCAACCAAATTCAACGCGTGCTGCTGAATCTGGTCATCAATGCCCGCCAAGCGATGCCCGATGGGGGAACGATCAGTATCGGCTTGCGGTCGAATCCGGAAGCCAATGAGGTTTTGCTGACGGTTCGCGACAGTGGATGCGGAATCCCGCAGGAACAGCTCCCCAGTATCTTCGAGCCCTTCTTCTCGACGAAGTCGGGCCCCGATGCGTCGGGCAAGGGAGGAACCGGGCTGGGGCTGTCCGCTTGCCGCGATATCATTCAAGAACATGGGGGGCGAATTCGAGTCGAAAGTACCGTCGGCCGCGGAACCGCATTCATCATTCGATTGCCTGTCGCCAGTAAAACCGAAACGGCTGCCGCCTGATTCCACGCGTCATCCCAACTCACGCCGCGCGTGCCGCGGCCGTATGCGATGGCAACGTCTGATCCAGTTCGTCGACAATCGGCCCTTGCAGTATCGATTCGATCTGCTGCAAACAGATCGCCGCGCGATAGCCATCGATCACGCGGTGATCGCAGATCAACGTCACCAAACAGCGGCCGTCGTCGTCGATCGGGCCATAGCTGAGGCTGCTGGTCAGCATCGTCGGATGGAAGCGGTTGTAGGCGCCCAGCCCGGCAACCGACGACATCGAAAACGTGCCAACCGACTTAGCGCGCGATCGGCCGCTCAGATTTAAAGCCAGCCCCCACATCAAGCGACGAATCGGCATCGGCAACCGCGACATCCGCAGCTGCGACTTGAAGGCGACGTCGATCGGTTGGCTCTTGAAGTCGTCCAGCCGCGACTGCAGATCGGCCAGCGACAACTCTTCCACGCGGCGAATCCGCGCCCAGCACAATCGGTCCTCATCGCCATCGAAGCGGTGCATCGCGATCGAAGCGACCGAATGGTTGTGTTCGTACAGATGCGGCCAAGGGAGCCGGTAATAGGTCTGCCGCAACTGGGGTTGTTGCGCGGCCGTCAGCGCAAAGGCCTTGGTAAAGATTGCTGCCCAGGAGATCCGTTGCGAGGACGCACCGCGCGCTTCGGCAACCGCCGTCAGATCGATCGTCCGTTCAGCGGGAAACAGCGGCATCCGCCGTGAGAGTGCACAGACGTCTAAAACCAAACGCCGGTTTTTGCTGAGCTTACGCCAATGTCCCTTCTTCATCTTCGCCACCGACATCCTTGTCCCATGGATCGACTGAAATTCCCCAATTGTGGATTCTGTCAAAACCAAACGTTCAGGGCAAACCCGATCTGACCGGCAAGGTTCCGCGCGGCCGCTGTTTTGCTAGCGATCTGAGCGCTGAAGCTCAGGGCCGCTGCAAGCGTTCAGACGCCGCGATCGGAATCGATCGACATCGCTCGCTCGACTTCGACGGGGAATTTGAGCGGCGTTTTCGTCTCCTGCTCGTTCAGCGATTCCCACAACTGACGCAGATTCGCGTCGATCGGGGCTTGATCGATCGTCGGTTCATAGCTGCCTGGAGGCGGCAGCGGGCGACGCGCCACTGGCGTCCGCTCCTCGGCGATCGCAGGCCAGCCCGGACGCAACCCCACCGTTTGATCGATGGCAACGGAAATCAGAAGCGTGGCGGTCGCAAGCAGGATCGACGCCAGCGCGAGCGAGAGGATGCTGCGGGTGAGATCGCGGTTCATGGATGGTTTTATCGCCATGGGCGGATTGTGCGTGAGTGGTTCGTGCCCGGTCAGCCAACAAAAACGGCGTTCGCTCTCCCTCAGCATACCTCATCATTGCCCCGAACGCCCGGGCCCTGCGATGTCGCCAAGCTGCAAATCGTTGATTGCCGCACCCACTTTCCCATCGCGACACAAATCGCGTCCCGATTGCCCCTCGCAAACCGGGTTTCCAGGTGGTGGAATCGCGGCAGCGACCTATAATACGGGCCCCAAATTTGATACAGATGGTTCCAATAGAACCTTACCCATTGCACGGAGTACCCTCTTGGTGTCGGACACGATTGAAAAAACCGTAATTATCGGCAGCGGCCCCGCAGGATGGTCGGCAGCAATTTACGCCGCCCGCGCCAATTTGAATCCGGTCGTTTACGAAGGGACCGTCCGTCCGGAAATGATTCCGCTGGGCCAATTGGCTTTTACCACCGAAGTCGAAAATTTTGCAGGCTTCCCGGCCGGCAACATCCGCGCCTTCGTCGAATCAGCGGTCGATAAGTCCCGGCACTGGAACCTGCCCCCCGCTCCCGCCGGCCACGAAAAAGATGGCCAACCGCACTACGCGGTCCAAGGCGTCGAGCTGATGGAGCTGATGAAGCAGCAGGCGCTCAACTTCGGCACCCGCGTCGTCAGCGACGATATCGCCAGCGTCGATTTCTCCGGCGACGTCCACACCCTGACCGCTGGCAATGGCGACACCGTCAAAGCCCACACGGTGATCATCGCGACCGGAGCCCGAGCCAACTACATCGGCCTCGAATCCGAAGACGCTTACAAGAACAAGGGAGTCAGCGCGTGTGCGGTCTGCGACGGCGCGCTGCCGCTGTACCGCAGCAAACCACTGGCCGTTGTCGGCGGTGGCGATTCGGCGGTCGAAGAGGCGACCTATCTGGCCAATCTGAAAGGTGCCGACACGATCTACTTGATCGTCCGCCGCGATGAGATGCGCGCGTCGAAGGTGATGCAAGAGCGAGCGTTGAATCATCCTAACATCGAGATGTGCTGGAACACCGTCGTCGACGAAGTCCTCGGCGACGGCAAACTCGTCAACGCCCTGCGTCTGCGTAGCACCGTCGACGATTCGACGCGCGAGCTGAAGGTGGGCGGGATGTTTGTCGCGATTGGGCACACGCCCAACACCGCCTTCCTCGGCGGCGCGGTGACGATGAACAAAAAGGGCTACATCCAGTGGACCAAGCCGTTCCGTACCAACACCAACGTCGAAGGTGTCTTTGCCGCCGGCGACGTCGCCGACGACTACTACCGCCAAGCGATCACGTCGGCCGGCACCGGCTGCATGGCCGCCCTGGACGCCGAGCGTTACCTGGCCGAAAAGTAACCGACGCCTCTTGGCTAATTAGGAACAACTCCAAACCGGTCCGCGCAAGCGACCGGTTTTTTTATGCGCCCCCCAACCACTACTCACCCCGCATCCCATTCAGCCGCCACGCGTTAGCGTCCGGTTCTCTCCAACCCCGCGCACGCCGCGCGCCCCGATCAGCCGCCACGCGGCCCGATGGGCTCGCGGTTAAACCAAAACACAATGCGATCTGTTCAACACCAACGCAACCGCGTCACCATTCTGCCCTCCGCCCCAACGAAAAAACATCCGTGCCATCGCCGCTGCCACGCCATATAATGGGTCGAGAGAGGGAGGGACCAACGCGATGAATTCCAACAACGATCCTGGCCGTTCGTTTTTTCGTCACGAAAACATCTTCTGGATGGTCACGATAGCCGTCGCCATCGCGATCGCCCAGCTAATCGTCCGCCGCGTGCTGTAGCTGGCGCGACGTTCGCCCGACATCCCGTGCACGAGCGCATCAACTCGTTGCAGCCCACGCTGAGGATCACCACAACGATGTTTTGGTGTCATCGTTGCGCATGAACTTCGCCCCCCCCTCTTGCGCACGCTTGCGTTACGCCGATCGCAGGGTAAAATCCTCAATCTGAACTTGAGAGGAAAAACGGTCGCCGATTGCCCGAATATGCCATCCCATAGAACGAAGCGAATCTCGCTTGTCGAAGCTAGCCGTCCTGCGGGAAAATCTCGGCAAATTCCCCCAACAGCTTCCTTCTCTGAAACACCACCCCAGAACAATTCAACCAACTCTCACTGGCTGGCTCGATGAGTAAGATCGTTAGCCTAATTAGGAACCCTTACTTCAATGGCTTCGTTTGACTGCTCTAATTGCGATCACTCACAAACTGTTTCGGACACCTATGTTGGCAGACGGATCAAATGTCCGAAATGTGGCGACGAGGGCACGATTACTGAGTCACTGACGGCAAGTCTAACTACATCGCCAGATTCTCCGCTGTCGGAAAACATCGTCGTCCTTAGACAACCTGGTGGATCAATTCGTACGCGGTTAACGCACTCCATTGTATTGAACAAGGAATCGAGCCTCGAACGAGAGTTCATCACCGTAATTGACAAGACGCTACCCGCTGGGCTAACCGGTTGCGTTGGCGTCTGGACGGTTTACGAACCTGAAACCGATTACAGGCCCGCTCAATATGTTTATGCGTCCCGTTATTCCGTTAAAGCTCTTGAGGAGATTCGGGCTTTTGAAACGCGGTTTCTCGTCTTCAATGTCTGGGGACGCCATGTCCAGACGCTTTCGTCTTCCGTGATTGCTGATGTCGCCGCTGGCGCAACACGTCAATGCGCTAGCCAATGGATGCTCTACGATGAGAACGAGGCGTGCGAATATTACGCTTCAATTGCATACTTGGCTACCGTACGAACTGCGAGTGGCCACGTGTTTGAAACCAACATTGCTCCTATTCTTGCGGAAGCGAAAAAGTTTTCCTCTAAGTTTTCTGCTGACGACCTAGCCCCTACCCCACGTCCCAAGTAGAGGTGCTAACATTTCCTCACCGCATGCACCGACTCCAGGAAACACGAAGGATCCAGGCCCCCTTCCTCTGATTCCTAGAACGCAAGATTCCTCACGACCAACGTGTAGACCAATAAATAATCCCAATACTCAAAGCTCATTTTGAGCCCTGAAACATATTTTATACTCACATCACGGCAGACTAGAAAACAACGGATCAGACAAGTCAGATTGAAATTCCTGAGCATGAATCAACACTCGATCGCTGTCAACCAAATCACCAAACTGATCATAAAGACCAAGCAACTCCTCATAGCCAAGCGTGCGTGATCCGATTTTCTTCGTGGTAAACAAACCTTCAAATACGTCATAAGACAATGACAACTTTCGAACATTTTCGTACGTAAGCTTCACGCCACCACGGACTCCGGTGGTTTTGACGTTCTCAATTTGGCAAATAGGAACATGCTCACCTGTTGACATCAGCTTCTGGTCTGGCGACTGCAATCTATCCGTTGGACGCAGAAATGCGCTGCAATATGGAAATCGAAACTTGTGATCTTCTACTCCTGCCTTGCACAAGTTGTTCTCACAAAAGAATTTGCCCATTTTCGTGAGTTGCTCCTGCATCCTCTCTTCGTTTAGATACAGCTCTCTATTCTCCCAGATCTTGTACTGAACCCCAACAATATTCACTGCCTTCTTAAATCTATCGTGGCGTTCATAAACAATATCAGCACCGCTAATATGCTCTGGATTATCAGGATGCAGCACTCGCAAGCGCAGAATGTCGCCGTCAGGCAATTCAAAATCCCTTGTTCCCAACCCAACATTGACTTCAGGTATTCCTCGAATCGCTGTTCTCGCATCACGAAAAATTGCTTGATGTTCTGAATGCCGTTGTGGATTCAATGCTTCCTCCGCACGTTTCATATCGACCAACTCTTTCTGCAATCGGTCGACATCTTTTTTCTGCCCGCCAGCCTTAACCAATGATTCATATTCTTTGATGTCGTTTCGCACCAACCCCAACGCTTCGACTTTCGCATTCGACTGAACACTCATCGCCCGTGCTTTCTGTCGATACTTCCGCACCATGTCACTTTCGCGGTGCTTCTTTAACAAACTGTCATCACCGAGAATTTTCGGACAAATTTGTGCTCCAAATTCTAATGCCTGATCGTATGTGCTTTTTCGCGCATCACCGTCTGTTGCCAACCGAATCAGCTCACGAACTGCATTCAGTGTGACAAATTCACTATCCAACCGAGATTGTTCGTCAGCCATCCTGTATATCCTCAACTTTGGGAACCGATATTTATACACTAGCCCGGCATGATATGATCATTTGTGATCTTAACTTTGAAATAGTTTCGCACAACTATTCGATGCACCACAGTACTACGAGTAGGTATTTTGATCCAGTAAAGGTTCCAGGACTCAAATCTCTGATTCCCGAAACCTTCTCGGCTCTAAAACCGTTCCTGCTACCGACTTAAAACTCGCTCTGAACCTGGA from Rosistilla carotiformis includes the following:
- a CDS encoding sensor histidine kinase; translation: MTLTNTDQRLSDQERIAYLTHQLQQAQALASLGELTGTATHEFNNVLMTILNYAKLGIRHKDEPTRDKALTKILAAAERAAKITRTILATARNRSDDFEPTDLASIIDDSLMLLERELRQYRVTVETDLQEVPAARANGNQIQRVLLNLVINARQAMPDGGTISIGLRSNPEANEVLLTVRDSGCGIPQEQLPSIFEPFFSTKSGPDASGKGGTGLGLSACRDIIQEHGGRIRVESTVGRGTAFIIRLPVASKTETAAA
- a CDS encoding FAD-dependent oxidoreductase → MSDTIEKTVIIGSGPAGWSAAIYAARANLNPVVYEGTVRPEMIPLGQLAFTTEVENFAGFPAGNIRAFVESAVDKSRHWNLPPAPAGHEKDGQPHYAVQGVELMELMKQQALNFGTRVVSDDIASVDFSGDVHTLTAGNGDTVKAHTVIIATGARANYIGLESEDAYKNKGVSACAVCDGALPLYRSKPLAVVGGGDSAVEEATYLANLKGADTIYLIVRRDEMRASKVMQERALNHPNIEMCWNTVVDEVLGDGKLVNALRLRSTVDDSTRELKVGGMFVAIGHTPNTAFLGGAVTMNKKGYIQWTKPFRTNTNVEGVFAAGDVADDYYRQAITSAGTGCMAALDAERYLAEK
- a CDS encoding sulfurtransferase yields the protein MTTTTLPAQSILNIAAYKFVALTDLPELRKTLLAQLKSLGLKGTILLSPEGINLFLAGEVSAVRAMIDRLRAFSEFSDLEFKESLSDQQPFNRALVRLKREIIAFGVDGIAPAHRTSPKLPAQQLREWLDQGREVTLLDVRNDYEVALGTFENATAIGVDHFRDFPAAVAKLPEETKDRPLVMFCTGGIRCEKAGPLMQREGFKEVYQLDGGILKYFEEVGGAHYQGDCFVFDQRVAVDPNLEETDTELCYACQATLTLEEQQSPHYVPSVSCPHCYKPEDQQAVDQRQKRNLAIAAATDPLPGSTPQDNIRPVCVSEKCDGLPLIDLLDRAHPHVGRDVWQARCDAGLLRLEDQPVESQQIVAAGQRYQHVIPAEIEPDVNPAIEILYEDAAIVVANKPAPLPMHPSGRFNRNTLTSILKTVYHPEQLRIAHRLDANTSGVVVLSRSKAAARRIQPQFESGAVKKTYLARVHGHPTEDSFECEAAISAVPTQAGLRTIDEAGQASSTRFEVLKRLDDGTALLQVTPLTGRTNQIRVHLWHLGFPIVGDPSYLRDGALGESQTLDVDARAMCLHAWKLQFSPAGNDETVEMTAAQPAWAN